Proteins from a genomic interval of Pseudomonas asplenii:
- a CDS encoding nucleobase:cation symporter-2 family protein, whose product MTSHQTPPTEPQANELILGLEDRPRLLIGLLAALQHLLAIIVPIVTPGLLICQALGVSARDTNLIVSMSLVISGIATFVQCRRFGPFGAGLLIVQGTSFNFVGPLIAGGALMVKQGTPVEAVMAAIFGVVIAGSFVEMGISRILPFVKRMITPLVTGIVVLMIGLTLIKVGLISMGGGFSAMSNGTFANGENLLLSGTVLAIIVLLNRIPLVWMRSCAIVIALAAGYALAGYLGRLNFTGMHEAALFQVPTPLHFGLGFSWSLFIPMLVIYLVTSLEAIGDVTATSKVSRQPVEGPLWMQRIKGGVLVNGANSLLAGVFNTFPSSIFAQNNGVIQLTGIASRHIGQWIALMLILLGLFPSVAGAIQAVPEPVLGGAAMVMFGAVAASGINILASITLDRRALLIIAVSLALGLGVSQVPEFLAHMPTALRNVLESGVATGGLCALLLNWFLPASPKSN is encoded by the coding sequence ATGACCTCTCACCAGACTCCGCCCACCGAGCCCCAGGCAAACGAGTTGATTCTCGGCCTGGAGGACCGGCCTCGCCTGCTGATCGGCCTGCTCGCCGCGCTGCAGCACCTGTTGGCGATCATCGTGCCGATCGTCACCCCCGGCCTGCTGATCTGCCAGGCCCTGGGCGTTTCGGCCCGTGACACCAACCTGATCGTCTCGATGTCACTGGTGATCTCCGGCATCGCCACCTTCGTTCAGTGCCGCCGCTTCGGACCGTTCGGTGCCGGTCTGTTGATCGTCCAGGGCACCAGCTTCAACTTCGTCGGCCCACTGATCGCCGGCGGCGCGCTGATGGTCAAGCAAGGCACGCCGGTGGAAGCGGTGATGGCCGCGATCTTCGGCGTAGTCATCGCCGGCTCCTTCGTCGAGATGGGTATTTCGCGCATCCTGCCCTTCGTCAAACGCATGATCACCCCACTGGTGACCGGCATCGTCGTGCTGATGATCGGCCTGACCCTGATCAAGGTCGGCCTGATCAGCATGGGCGGCGGCTTCAGCGCCATGAGCAACGGCACCTTCGCCAACGGCGAGAACCTGCTGCTGTCCGGCACGGTTTTGGCGATCATCGTGCTGCTCAACCGCATCCCGCTGGTGTGGATGCGCAGTTGCGCCATCGTCATCGCCCTGGCCGCCGGTTACGCCCTGGCTGGCTACCTGGGCCGCCTGAACTTCACCGGCATGCACGAAGCGGCGCTGTTCCAGGTGCCGACACCGCTGCACTTCGGTCTCGGGTTCTCCTGGTCGCTGTTCATTCCGATGCTGGTGATCTACCTGGTGACGTCCCTGGAAGCCATCGGTGATGTCACCGCCACCAGCAAGGTGTCGCGCCAGCCGGTCGAGGGCCCGCTGTGGATGCAACGGATCAAGGGCGGCGTGCTGGTCAACGGCGCCAACTCGCTGCTGGCCGGGGTATTCAATACCTTCCCCAGCTCGATCTTCGCCCAGAACAACGGCGTGATTCAGCTCACCGGCATCGCCAGCCGCCACATTGGCCAGTGGATCGCCCTGATGCTGATCCTGCTGGGACTGTTCCCGTCGGTGGCCGGTGCGATCCAGGCAGTACCGGAGCCCGTGCTGGGCGGCGCGGCCATGGTCATGTTCGGCGCCGTGGCGGCCTCGGGTATCAACATTCTGGCGAGCATCACCCTCGACCGCCGCGCGCTGCTGATCATCGCCGTGTCCCTGGCTTTGGGCCTGGGCGTATCGCAGGTACCGGAATTCCTCGCACACATGCCGACGGCGCTGCGCAACGTGCTCGAATCCGGTGTGGCCACCGGCGGCCTCTGCGCCCTGCTGCTGAACTGGTTCCTGCCCGCTTCGCCGAAAAGCAACTGA
- a CDS encoding DAHL domain-containing protein produces the protein MLQWSRYRGTALITLFVVLASLLAFLLVKAFSGETSTYVESRDLIRQLKQLDARLDARILKTRISDEYNYNLLAGPAAESGKRWEQLVTLNSALENSAIWQARKKAYLDAWGEKSTLIEQFQTHNTALRDDLESLSAIEDSIQANLEPFSVAHPVETLSVLYSASKLTLSTMEYAHHVTNGRAEKIERQIQHLTAQKNNLPPAFTAPIDKLIEQVNLVVREQPQTNDLLERLGFIPVAANLDAINELLNENQRRADLQNRQYLVYLSLCAALMVLWVFYLIIRQLRSHALINQMNSALQAANERLEQRVEERTRELRETQSELMSTARAAGMAEIATNVLHNVGNVLNSVNISAELVTRKVRGSKTQGLGKAVQLINERADDLGHFFSQDEKGKLLPGYLNQLVTAIGTEQTEIVQELGQLSKSVEHIKEIVSTQQSYAGAPKLLEPLSIADLIEDALRMNTGSLIRHHIKVIRDYQPVPIFLGDKHRLLLILINLLSNAKQAVSDMTNREREITVSVRVVDGAILRISVQDDGEGISPENLPRIFTHGFTTRKDGHGFGLHSCALAAVEMKGHLSAQSDGPGKGAMFTLEVPLNELPQKPAQASAAATTHPQ, from the coding sequence ATGCTGCAATGGAGCAGGTACAGAGGCACCGCGCTGATCACCCTGTTTGTCGTTCTCGCCAGTCTTCTGGCCTTCCTTCTCGTGAAGGCCTTCTCGGGCGAGACCTCCACCTACGTCGAATCCCGCGATCTGATCCGCCAGCTCAAGCAACTGGACGCCAGGCTTGATGCCAGGATTCTCAAGACCCGCATCAGCGACGAATATAATTACAACCTGCTGGCCGGCCCCGCTGCGGAATCGGGCAAGCGCTGGGAACAACTGGTCACGCTGAACAGCGCTCTGGAGAATTCCGCCATCTGGCAGGCGCGCAAAAAAGCCTACCTCGATGCCTGGGGGGAAAAGAGCACACTGATCGAGCAGTTCCAGACGCACAACACCGCCCTGCGCGATGACCTCGAAAGCCTGTCGGCGATCGAGGATTCCATCCAGGCCAACCTGGAGCCCTTCAGCGTTGCACACCCGGTGGAAACGCTCAGCGTGCTGTACAGCGCCTCGAAACTGACCTTGAGCACGATGGAGTACGCGCACCATGTGACCAATGGCCGGGCCGAGAAGATCGAGCGCCAGATTCAGCACCTGACGGCACAGAAAAACAACCTACCCCCCGCCTTCACCGCGCCGATCGACAAACTGATCGAACAGGTCAACTTGGTGGTGCGCGAGCAGCCCCAGACCAATGACCTGCTCGAACGCCTAGGTTTTATCCCGGTGGCGGCGAACCTCGATGCCATCAATGAACTGCTCAATGAGAACCAGCGGCGCGCCGACCTGCAAAACCGCCAGTACCTGGTTTATCTAAGCCTGTGCGCGGCACTCATGGTGTTGTGGGTGTTCTATCTGATCATCCGCCAGTTGCGTAGCCATGCCCTGATCAACCAGATGAACAGCGCCTTGCAGGCGGCCAACGAACGCCTCGAACAGCGGGTGGAAGAGCGCACGCGCGAACTGCGGGAGACGCAGAGCGAGTTGATGAGCACGGCCCGGGCAGCGGGTATGGCGGAAATCGCTACCAATGTGCTGCATAACGTCGGTAACGTGCTCAACAGCGTGAATATCTCGGCCGAGCTGGTGACGCGCAAGGTGCGTGGCAGCAAGACCCAGGGATTGGGCAAGGCCGTGCAATTGATCAACGAACGTGCCGATGACCTCGGCCATTTCTTCAGCCAGGACGAAAAGGGCAAGCTGCTGCCCGGCTATCTCAACCAGTTGGTCACCGCCATCGGTACCGAGCAGACGGAGATCGTCCAGGAGTTGGGGCAGTTGAGCAAAAGCGTCGAGCACATCAAGGAAATCGTCAGCACCCAGCAGTCCTATGCTGGCGCCCCCAAGCTGCTCGAGCCCCTGAGCATCGCCGATCTGATCGAGGATGCCCTGCGCATGAACACCGGCTCACTGATTCGGCACCACATCAAGGTCATCCGGGATTACCAGCCGGTACCGATCTTCCTCGGGGACAAGCACCGGCTGCTGCTGATCCTCATCAACCTGCTCAGCAATGCCAAGCAGGCGGTGTCAGACATGACGAACCGCGAGCGCGAAATCACCGTGAGTGTGCGAGTGGTCGACGGTGCGATCTTGCGCATCAGCGTGCAGGACGATGGTGAGGGCATCTCCCCGGAAAACCTGCCGCGGATCTTTACCCACGGTTTTACCACCCGCAAGGACGGCCACGGCTTTGGCCTGCACAGTTGCGCCCTGGCGGCCGTCGAGATGAAGGGGCACCTGAGCGCGCAGAGCGATGGCCCAGGCAAAGGGGCGATGTTCACCCTGGAGGTGCCCTTGAACGAGTTGCCGCAAAAACCTGCGCAGGCGAGCGCGGCGGCGACCACGCACCCACAGTAG
- a CDS encoding OprD family outer membrane porin, translating into MNQLFSPLMGAALASVMMSAHADFIDDSHADVTLLNRYLNQQGRDISGSSAKAHSIRDWGQGFQFDFKSGYTAGTIGLGLDLQAFYGLKLDSGGDLNDKNHQGRYPGSMFPLDDGQSADQFGVLSPTFKARFLKDELRIGTLYQNNPMLANTDGRLYHQTNTGAQLVSKDLDNFTFTVGDINQTKIRNETGDTGMITAGGTQKSDRFLYGGADYAGIPDTTLGAWYSSLEDYYQQAFLGAKRHDVLPVGAIDSDFRAYRSLGIGGNGDGDSEYAAAGYYGNGLSKGRINQSTLSLMESYSLAGHTVGLGIQKNSGDSDFPYLDSGLNSGDNRQGPGSGADTPALTNLQLNKFQHAGERTWMAQYKYDFAQLGIDGLKFAATYAHGDQVRTAANSDASEWERDLALSYEVQTGQLKGLGVKWQNAHAAPEITGQTLQDENRFYVSYVIPLW; encoded by the coding sequence ATGAACCAGTTGTTTAGTCCCCTGATGGGGGCCGCCCTGGCGAGCGTCATGATGTCCGCCCATGCCGACTTCATCGATGACAGCCACGCCGACGTCACCCTTCTCAACCGCTATCTGAATCAGCAGGGACGCGACATCAGTGGCAGCAGTGCCAAAGCCCACAGCATTCGTGACTGGGGCCAGGGTTTCCAGTTCGACTTCAAGTCCGGCTACACCGCAGGCACCATTGGCCTGGGCCTGGACCTGCAGGCGTTCTACGGTTTGAAGCTCGATTCGGGCGGCGACCTCAACGACAAGAACCACCAGGGCCGCTACCCCGGCAGCATGTTCCCGCTGGATGACGGCCAGTCCGCCGACCAGTTCGGCGTACTCAGCCCGACCTTCAAGGCGCGTTTCCTCAAGGACGAACTGCGCATCGGCACCCTGTACCAGAACAACCCGATGCTGGCCAACACCGACGGCCGCCTGTACCACCAGACCAACACCGGCGCGCAACTGGTGTCCAAGGACCTGGACAACTTCACATTCACCGTCGGTGACATCAACCAGACCAAGATCCGCAACGAAACCGGCGACACCGGCATGATCACCGCTGGCGGTACCCAAAAGAGCGATCGTTTCCTCTACGGCGGCGCGGACTACGCGGGTATCCCCGACACCACCCTGGGCGCCTGGTACTCGAGCCTTGAGGACTACTACCAGCAGGCCTTCCTCGGCGCCAAGCGCCATGACGTCCTGCCTGTCGGCGCCATCGACAGCGACTTTCGTGCCTACCGCAGCCTCGGCATCGGTGGCAACGGTGATGGCGACAGCGAGTACGCAGCAGCCGGCTACTACGGCAACGGCCTCAGCAAGGGCCGGATCAACCAGTCGACCCTCAGCCTGATGGAAAGCTACAGCCTGGCCGGCCACACCGTGGGCCTGGGCATCCAGAAGAACAGCGGCGACAGCGACTTCCCGTACCTGGACTCCGGCCTCAACAGCGGCGACAACCGCCAGGGCCCGGGCTCGGGTGCCGACACCCCGGCGCTGACCAACCTGCAACTGAACAAATTCCAGCACGCCGGCGAGCGCACCTGGATGGCCCAATACAAATATGACTTCGCCCAACTGGGTATCGACGGCCTGAAATTCGCTGCCACCTACGCCCACGGCGACCAGGTCCGCACGGCCGCCAACAGCGACGCCAGCGAGTGGGAACGCGACCTGGCGCTGAGCTATGAAGTGCAAACCGGTCAACTCAAGGGCCTGGGCGTGAAATGGCAGAACGCCCACGCCGCCCCGGAAATCACCGGCCAGACCCTCCAGGATGAAAACCGCTTCTACGTGAGCTACGTTATTCCGCTCTGGTAA
- a CDS encoding LysR family transcriptional regulator: MAKLNFRHMEIFWAVMTTGSATAAAELLHTSQPTVSRELSRLESITQLVLFKRANAKLIPTEQALRLFEEVERAYFGMERIERTAEAIRQHKHGQIALVTLPAFSQALLPRVCKRFLGQYPDVALSITPQEAPLLNEWLSSQRYDLGLIEESTVPIGTESDCVFTSDMVCVLPTDHRLADKSVLSPEDFEGEPFTSVAANDPYRKKIDSLFQEHGISRRLVVETHSAAAVCSTVAHGVGVSIINPLTALAYLNLGLTIRRFAVSIPYSIRVVRPLHRPHSVLVDQFVDALRHCCQELEAQLAQMP, translated from the coding sequence ATGGCCAAGCTCAACTTCAGGCACATGGAAATCTTCTGGGCCGTGATGACCACCGGCAGCGCCACGGCCGCGGCTGAGCTGCTGCACACCTCGCAGCCCACCGTGAGCCGCGAGCTGAGCCGCCTGGAATCCATCACCCAGTTGGTGCTGTTCAAGCGGGCCAATGCCAAGCTCATCCCCACCGAGCAGGCACTGCGCCTGTTCGAGGAAGTGGAGCGCGCCTATTTCGGCATGGAGCGGATCGAGCGTACCGCCGAAGCCATCCGCCAGCACAAGCACGGCCAGATCGCCCTGGTGACCTTGCCGGCCTTTTCCCAGGCCTTGTTGCCGAGGGTCTGCAAACGCTTTCTCGGGCAGTACCCGGATGTGGCCCTGAGCATCACCCCGCAGGAAGCCCCTCTGCTGAATGAATGGCTCTCCTCACAGCGCTACGACCTCGGGCTGATCGAGGAGTCCACCGTGCCGATCGGCACCGAAAGCGACTGCGTGTTCACCTCGGACATGGTCTGCGTTCTACCCACCGACCACCGCCTGGCAGACAAGTCGGTGCTCAGCCCCGAGGACTTCGAAGGCGAGCCGTTCACTTCAGTCGCTGCCAACGATCCCTATCGCAAGAAAATCGACTCGTTGTTCCAGGAGCACGGCATCAGCCGGCGACTGGTGGTGGAAACCCATAGCGCCGCCGCTGTATGCAGCACCGTCGCCCACGGTGTCGGCGTGTCCATCATCAACCCGCTCACCGCCCTCGCCTACCTCAACCTCGGGCTGACGATTCGCCGGTTCGCCGTCTCGATTCCCTACTCCATAAGGGTGGTGCGCCCGCTGCACCGCCCCCACTCGGTGCTGGTCGACCAGTTCGTCGATGCCTTGCGCCATTGCTGCCAGGAACTCGAAGCGCAGCTCGCCCAGATGCCATAG
- the lysA gene encoding diaminopimelate decarboxylase — protein sequence MTLEQHAAHIAKEHGTPVWIYDASIIRERIRTLKTFDTVRFAQKALSNLSILSLMREEGVKLDAVSLGEIERAIKAGFNPRSNVEGPSDLVYTSDVFDRQTLARIVELGVEANLGSLDMIEQLGERSPGHRVWLRINPGFGHGHSPKTNTGGPNSKHGIWHEQLQQALELLSRYDLHLVGVHVHIGSGVDYGHLGQVCDAITQLLEQIDRPIEALSAGGGLSVPYREGEEPIDVEHYFSLWDTVRRHAQTRYGRPVRLELEPGRFLVAESGTLVCEVRAVKQQGANPFTLVDAGFNELIRPTLYGSYHRASLVAQAPQRPSINTIIAGPLCESGDVFTLASDGALRFENMSQPTPGDLILFHNAGAYGASMSSNYNSRPLVPEYLLDGEDSRLIRRRQTFDELLGPELACLN from the coding sequence ATGACCCTCGAACAGCATGCCGCACACATCGCCAAGGAACATGGCACCCCCGTCTGGATCTATGACGCCTCGATCATCCGCGAGCGTATCCGCACGCTGAAAACCTTCGACACCGTCCGCTTCGCCCAAAAGGCCCTGTCGAACCTGTCGATCCTCAGCCTCATGCGAGAGGAAGGCGTGAAACTCGATGCCGTGTCCCTCGGCGAAATCGAGCGGGCAATCAAGGCCGGCTTCAACCCGCGCAGCAACGTGGAAGGCCCATCGGATCTGGTCTACACCTCGGACGTGTTCGACCGCCAGACCCTGGCGCGCATCGTCGAACTCGGCGTCGAAGCCAACCTCGGCTCACTGGACATGATTGAGCAGTTGGGCGAGCGCTCGCCTGGACATCGGGTCTGGCTGCGCATCAACCCGGGTTTCGGCCATGGCCACAGCCCCAAGACCAATACCGGCGGCCCCAACAGCAAGCACGGCATCTGGCATGAACAGCTTCAGCAAGCGCTCGAACTGCTGAGCCGTTACGACTTGCACCTGGTCGGCGTGCACGTGCACATCGGCTCCGGCGTCGACTACGGCCACCTGGGCCAGGTCTGCGACGCCATTACCCAACTGCTGGAACAGATCGACCGGCCGATCGAGGCGCTGTCGGCCGGTGGCGGGCTGTCGGTGCCTTACCGCGAGGGTGAAGAACCCATCGACGTCGAGCACTACTTCTCGCTGTGGGACACGGTTCGCCGCCACGCGCAAACCCGCTACGGTCGTCCGGTACGCCTGGAACTGGAACCTGGGCGATTCCTGGTGGCCGAGTCGGGGACGCTGGTTTGCGAAGTGCGTGCGGTCAAACAGCAAGGCGCCAACCCGTTCACGCTGGTCGACGCCGGCTTCAACGAACTGATCCGCCCGACCCTCTACGGCAGCTATCACCGCGCGTCACTGGTTGCCCAGGCGCCGCAGCGGCCCTCGATCAACACCATCATCGCCGGGCCCCTGTGCGAATCCGGTGACGTGTTCACCCTCGCCAGCGACGGCGCCCTGCGCTTCGAGAACATGAGCCAGCCGACACCCGGCGACCTCATCCTGTTCCACAACGCCGGCGCCTATGGTGCAAGCATGTCCTCGAACTACAACTCACGGCCTCTGGTGCCGGAGTATCTGCTCGATGGCGAAGACTCGCGGCTCATTCGGCGCCGACAGACGTTCGATGAACTACTGGGCCCGGAACTGGCCTGTTTGAACTGA
- a CDS encoding DUF2790 domain-containing protein has protein sequence MKIYAKCLAVAVVLFSAQAFALDKNDVAEVIRVDSKPYACGVNDAKMTYKTSSGQIKEYHYKTWGNGCAGD, from the coding sequence ATGAAGATTTATGCAAAATGTTTAGCGGTCGCCGTTGTTCTTTTCAGTGCCCAGGCATTTGCCCTGGACAAGAACGATGTCGCTGAAGTCATCCGTGTGGACTCCAAACCTTATGCCTGTGGCGTTAACGACGCGAAGATGACTTACAAGACGTCCAGCGGACAGATCAAGGAATACCACTACAAGACCTGGGGCAATGGCTGTGCCGGGGATTAA
- a CDS encoding YoaK family protein, whose amino-acid sequence MLPSAPLLSGHRLHLRRLRGRVGLALVACLSFLAGMTDAIGFLATGDFVSFMSGNTTRLAVSISEGDLSMVLRLVAAVIAFIAGNVLGVLAGRIGGRRSLPLLLCVATLLCIAAILPLNTRVPALLTAIIAMGMLNAAVEQVNGLPIGLTYVTGALSRFGRGLGRRLLGEKRDGWRVQLVPWSGMLLGAVFGAMLERKMGVQALVVSAAVAAILGLLALRIPHQWQKDFMPR is encoded by the coding sequence ATGCTGCCATCAGCCCCTCTTCTTTCCGGCCACCGCCTGCACCTGCGTCGCCTGCGTGGCCGAGTCGGGCTGGCCCTGGTGGCCTGCCTGTCCTTCCTGGCCGGCATGACTGACGCCATTGGCTTTCTCGCCACCGGCGACTTTGTCTCGTTCATGAGCGGCAACACCACGCGCCTGGCGGTGTCGATCAGCGAGGGCGATCTGTCGATGGTGCTGCGCCTGGTCGCGGCGGTAATCGCGTTCATTGCCGGCAACGTGCTCGGCGTACTGGCCGGACGCATTGGCGGCAGGCGTTCACTGCCGTTGTTGCTGTGCGTCGCCACTCTGCTCTGCATCGCCGCGATACTGCCGTTGAACACCCGCGTCCCGGCGCTGCTGACCGCGATCATCGCCATGGGCATGCTCAATGCTGCGGTAGAACAGGTCAACGGCCTGCCAATCGGCCTGACCTACGTGACCGGCGCCCTGTCACGCTTCGGCCGCGGCCTGGGACGCCGGCTGCTGGGCGAAAAGCGCGATGGCTGGCGGGTGCAACTGGTGCCCTGGAGCGGCATGCTGCTGGGAGCGGTGTTTGGCGCGATGCTGGAACGGAAAATGGGCGTACAGGCGCTGGTGGTCAGCGCGGCGGTGGCCGCAATATTGGGGCTGCTGGCGCTGAGGATTCCGCATCAGTGGCAGAAGGATTTCATGCCGAGGTGA
- a CDS encoding AraC family transcriptional regulator encodes MISIEASLASGECFSDLQLFTEQNQLFLHYDLDSVRTSVGRIFKPHELVAVHTSEAVGACMHHVTRGGLALSRLEYATEVDIDPGRLEDFYLIQIPIQGGALIRCEGLEFESSPLVASLLSPTLPARMRWQGHSPQLTLRIEQADMAYHCRQHIPQASQRLPQFDPRLDFSRPGAAYFLQLLNTLVHAIGSAEHPLHQPLVLKQFESALLNSLLYGQPHSALDNLERPAEKNISPYFIKRTEAYIREHLHEPLSVESLAEQAGVSVRTLFAGFRSFRNTSPMAYMRELRLEQVHEELTRNEQASVTDVAFKWGFAHLGRFAQEYKRRYGELPSATRRFRVS; translated from the coding sequence ATGATCTCCATCGAAGCAAGCCTTGCGAGCGGTGAGTGCTTCAGTGATTTGCAGCTTTTCACTGAACAGAACCAATTGTTCCTGCATTACGACCTGGACAGCGTGCGTACCAGTGTCGGGCGTATCTTCAAGCCGCACGAGCTGGTCGCGGTGCACACCAGCGAGGCGGTCGGCGCCTGCATGCATCATGTTACCCGTGGCGGCCTGGCCCTGAGCCGGCTGGAATACGCCACGGAAGTGGATATCGACCCCGGACGCCTGGAAGATTTCTACCTGATCCAGATCCCCATCCAGGGCGGCGCGCTGATCCGCTGCGAGGGGCTGGAGTTCGAGTCCTCGCCGCTGGTCGCCTCGCTGCTGTCGCCGACCCTGCCGGCGCGAATGCGTTGGCAGGGGCACTCGCCGCAGTTGACCTTGCGCATCGAGCAGGCCGACATGGCCTACCATTGCCGCCAGCACATCCCCCAGGCCAGCCAGCGCCTGCCGCAATTCGACCCGCGCCTGGACTTCTCACGTCCCGGGGCCGCCTATTTCCTGCAGTTGCTCAACACCCTGGTCCACGCCATCGGCAGCGCGGAGCATCCGCTGCACCAGCCGCTGGTGCTCAAGCAGTTCGAATCGGCGCTGCTCAATTCCCTGCTCTACGGGCAGCCCCACAGCGCCCTGGACAATCTGGAACGCCCGGCGGAAAAGAACATCTCGCCCTACTTCATCAAGCGCACCGAGGCCTACATCCGCGAACACCTGCATGAGCCGCTCAGCGTCGAATCACTGGCCGAGCAGGCCGGGGTCAGCGTGCGCACGCTGTTCGCCGGCTTTCGCAGTTTTCGCAACACCAGCCCGATGGCCTACATGCGCGAGCTGCGCCTGGAGCAGGTGCATGAGGAGCTGACGCGCAATGAACAGGCGTCGGTGACGGACGTGGCGTTCAAATGGGGATTTGCCCACCTGGGGCGGTTTGCCCAGGAGTACAAGCGGCGGTATGGGGAGTTGCCGTCGGCGACACGGCGGTTTCGGGTGTCGTGA
- a CDS encoding AraC family transcriptional regulator, whose product MHRAIATLHNRCAELTQAQQWMSAICGPHQLRSRHPEQLSFSHLGTRLPALGTVLGRIAYGTAVNIDIRSLDAYSISLPLRGRQRLRSGRDQVRSDAGCGLVVSPLEAHSLELGGDCEKLQVVVHRRALEEVAEHMLQRPLREPIRFRAQMDIGREEVAAWWLSVRQLLDNWPQLSALYAQPRLALDMEGLLIRALLLAQPNNYSDELEQCGQERIPHYLVRARQFLQDHAREALHLDDLEQVAGVSREKLYDAFRRHHGLTPMAYLKHYRLTAVRSALLSGGAAASVSSVALEWGFGHLGRFASDYRKAFGESPSGTLARLR is encoded by the coding sequence ATGCACCGTGCCATTGCCACCTTGCATAACCGCTGCGCCGAACTGACCCAGGCACAGCAATGGATGAGTGCTATCTGTGGCCCGCACCAGTTGCGTTCCCGGCATCCCGAACAGCTCAGCTTCAGCCACCTCGGCACGCGCCTGCCGGCGCTGGGCACGGTGCTGGGGCGCATCGCCTACGGCACGGCGGTGAATATCGATATCCGCTCGCTCGATGCCTACAGCATCAGCCTGCCGCTGCGCGGGCGGCAGCGTTTGCGCAGCGGCCGGGACCAGGTGCGTTCGGATGCGGGCTGCGGGCTGGTGGTGTCACCGCTGGAAGCGCACTCGCTGGAACTGGGGGGCGACTGCGAGAAACTCCAGGTGGTGGTGCATCGGCGGGCGCTGGAGGAGGTGGCCGAGCACATGCTGCAGCGGCCGTTGCGCGAGCCGATCCGCTTTCGGGCGCAAATGGATATTGGTCGCGAGGAAGTGGCGGCGTGGTGGCTGAGCGTGCGCCAGTTGCTCGATAACTGGCCGCAGCTCAGCGCGCTGTACGCCCAGCCGCGCCTGGCCCTGGACATGGAAGGCCTGCTGATCCGCGCGCTGCTGCTGGCGCAGCCGAACAACTACTCAGATGAACTGGAGCAGTGCGGGCAGGAGCGGATTCCGCACTACCTGGTGCGTGCCCGCCAGTTTCTTCAGGACCATGCCCGGGAGGCGCTGCACCTGGACGATCTGGAGCAGGTGGCCGGGGTCTCGCGGGAGAAACTCTACGATGCGTTTCGGCGTCATCACGGGCTGACGCCGATGGCCTATCTCAAGCATTACCGGCTGACTGCGGTGCGCAGCGCGTTGTTGAGTGGCGGGGCAGCGGCGAGTGTGTCGAGTGTCGCGCTGGAGTGGGGGTTCGGGCACCTGGGGCGGTTTGCCAGTGATTACCGCAAGGCGTTCGGGGAGTCGCCGTCCGGGACCCTGGCGCGCTTGCGCTGA